Proteins from one Flammeovirgaceae bacterium genomic window:
- the gmk gene encoding guanylate kinase — translation MPGKAIIFSAPSGSGKTTLVRHLLDNNPDLDFSVSASTRDKRGRTEQDGKDYYFLTPEAFKKKIDNDEFIEWEEVYEGNFYGTLKSEIQRIWDAGKNVAFDVDVKGGIALKKYFGEKALSVFVKAPSMEVLAERLKDRGTESKVGLSRRLFKVKFEMAFEDRFDVVLVNDNLEASKRKAQQLYDEFKKA, via the coding sequence ATGCCGGGAAAGGCCATTATTTTTTCGGCACCGTCAGGATCGGGAAAAACCACCCTGGTAAGGCACCTGCTGGATAACAACCCCGATCTGGATTTCTCCGTTTCGGCCTCCACCCGCGACAAAAGGGGAAGGACGGAACAGGATGGCAAAGACTACTACTTCCTCACCCCGGAGGCGTTCAAAAAAAAAATAGACAATGACGAATTCATCGAATGGGAAGAAGTGTACGAAGGGAATTTCTATGGTACGTTGAAATCCGAAATACAACGCATTTGGGACGCAGGCAAGAACGTGGCCTTTGATGTGGACGTAAAAGGGGGGATTGCCCTGAAAAAATATTTTGGCGAAAAAGCCCTGTCGGTTTTTGTAAAGGCCCCCTCCATGGAAGTACTGGCGGAAAGGCTGAAAGACAGGGGCACCGAAAGCAAAGTGGGCCTTTCGCGGAGGCTGTTCAAGGTAAAATTTGAAATGGCCTTTGAAGACAGGTTTGATGTGGTGCTGGTCAACGACAACCTGGAAGCCTCCAAAAGGAAAGCGCAGCAGCTCTATGATGAATTCAAAAAGGCTTAG
- a CDS encoding TonB family protein — protein sequence MGKPNNDIEKYLKGELSPAEMHKLEKQALHDPFLADALEGAESIGAGKFAQDVASLNRKIRSKGNRKYIWPLRMAASLMLVAIAYFLVRNEPAPGTGQMALQKDTAVAGKPAPMAESPTDKKTVLMAPDTDRALVAANKSQLALKREGKPGSTMAPAKRTQPETEPQEASKTMASELAEADVIVPPDEEGIAMEGLKVPGAQGREMAEKEKAFDAKTEAGRARPEAKKRSAPSLSSGAANDASLPRDSNAVARPSTGQEAYMEYLATHVSYPTAAIDHHIGGEVVVSFTVNRDGTLSRFHIEKGIGFGCDEELVRLVKTGPKWLPAIKGGKAATDRARVAFVFDHSN from the coding sequence GTGGGCAAACCAAATAACGATATTGAAAAATACCTGAAGGGCGAGCTAAGCCCTGCCGAAATGCACAAGCTGGAAAAGCAGGCCTTGCACGACCCCTTTTTGGCAGACGCCCTGGAGGGGGCCGAAAGTATAGGTGCCGGTAAGTTTGCACAGGACGTGGCTTCCCTCAACCGGAAAATCAGGTCGAAGGGCAACAGGAAATATATTTGGCCGCTTCGGATGGCAGCGTCCCTGATGTTGGTTGCCATTGCGTATTTTTTGGTAAGAAACGAACCTGCCCCGGGCACAGGACAAATGGCCCTGCAAAAAGACACGGCAGTGGCCGGGAAGCCCGCGCCCATGGCAGAGAGCCCAACCGACAAAAAAACCGTGCTTATGGCCCCCGATACCGACCGGGCGCTTGTCGCTGCCAATAAAAGCCAACTGGCCCTAAAACGGGAAGGCAAACCGGGCAGTACCATGGCTCCCGCCAAAAGGACCCAGCCTGAAACCGAACCACAAGAGGCATCAAAGACAATGGCAAGCGAATTGGCCGAGGCCGATGTGATAGTCCCCCCTGATGAAGAGGGCATCGCGATGGAAGGGCTAAAGGTGCCAGGGGCACAAGGGCGTGAAATGGCTGAGAAGGAAAAAGCCTTCGATGCAAAAACCGAAGCAGGAAGGGCCAGGCCGGAGGCCAAGAAAAGGTCCGCGCCCTCCCTTTCCTCAGGGGCAGCCAACGATGCAAGCTTGCCCAGGGACAGCAACGCGGTTGCCCGCCCATCCACCGGCCAGGAGGCCTATATGGAATACCTTGCCACCCATGTGAGCTATCCCACGGCCGCCATCGACCACCACATTGGTGGGGAAGTGGTGGTAAGCTTTACCGTAAACAGGGACGGCACCCTGTCCCGTTTTCATATAGAAAAAGGCATTGGCTTTGGTTGTGACGAAGAATTGGTGCGGTTGGTCAAGACCGGCCCAAAATGGTTGCCCGCAATAAAAGGGGGAAAGGCCGCCACCGACCGGGCGAGGGTGGCTTTCGTTTTTGACCATTCAAATTAA
- a CDS encoding amino acid permease produces MANALFHKKPMEVLQAESGSDSTLKRTLSRTNLIALGIGAVIGAGIFVLTGQAAAQYAGPAVAISFIVSALACAFAGLCYAEFAAMIPIAGSAYTYAYATMGRIVAWIIGWALILEYLFSGATVAVGWSGYMVNFLASFGIEIPAALSSAPVTFDAHNNMSFTGAYINLPAVLIVLVITVLLYRGIKESANFNNFVVILKLSVIALFILFGWAYINYDNWSPFIPENTGHFGQFGWTGIFRASAVIFFAYIGFDAVSTAAQEAKNPQKDMPWGILGSLAICTFVYILVSLVMTGMAAYTGLNTAAPIAVAIDMAGEGLAWLSPFIKLGAIAGLSSVILVMLMGQTRVFYSMANDGLFFAPFAKIHNKFQTPYIATIITGTIAIIACGLLPIGILGELVSIGTLLAFMIVCLGILILRYKHPEYERPFKTPFFPYVPILGILCCGGVMLFLNPIIFVICGIWIAIGLVIYFFYGRKNAKY; encoded by the coding sequence ATGGCAAACGCCCTATTTCACAAAAAACCCATGGAGGTGCTCCAGGCCGAGTCAGGCAGCGACAGCACCCTCAAAAGGACCCTTTCACGTACCAACCTGATTGCCCTAGGAATAGGGGCCGTGATCGGGGCGGGCATTTTTGTGCTCACGGGGCAGGCGGCAGCACAATATGCGGGCCCTGCCGTGGCCATTTCGTTTATTGTGTCGGCTTTGGCCTGTGCCTTTGCCGGGTTGTGCTATGCCGAGTTCGCGGCCATGATCCCCATTGCAGGAAGCGCCTATACCTATGCCTATGCAACAATGGGCCGGATAGTGGCCTGGATAATAGGGTGGGCGTTGATACTTGAATACCTGTTCTCTGGCGCCACCGTGGCGGTGGGCTGGTCGGGTTATATGGTAAACTTTTTGGCATCGTTTGGGATCGAAATCCCGGCAGCCTTGTCCAGCGCACCGGTTACTTTTGACGCCCACAACAACATGAGCTTTACCGGGGCCTACATCAACCTGCCGGCCGTATTAATAGTATTGGTCATTACGGTATTACTTTACCGCGGCATCAAGGAGTCGGCCAACTTCAACAATTTTGTGGTGATCTTGAAGCTTTCCGTCATCGCCCTGTTCATCCTGTTTGGCTGGGCCTACATCAATTATGACAATTGGTCCCCTTTCATCCCCGAAAATACCGGCCACTTCGGGCAATTTGGCTGGACGGGAATATTCAGGGCCTCTGCCGTGATCTTCTTTGCCTACATCGGTTTCGATGCCGTTTCCACCGCGGCCCAGGAGGCCAAGAACCCACAGAAGGACATGCCGTGGGGCATTTTAGGCTCCCTGGCCATCTGTACTTTCGTGTACATACTCGTATCCCTGGTGATGACAGGAATGGCCGCCTATACCGGCCTAAATACTGCCGCCCCGATAGCCGTGGCCATCGATATGGCAGGGGAAGGGTTGGCTTGGCTGAGCCCGTTTATCAAGCTGGGCGCCATCGCAGGGCTTAGCTCCGTGATCCTGGTGATGCTCATGGGGCAAACCCGTGTGTTTTATTCCATGGCAAACGATGGGTTGTTTTTTGCCCCTTTTGCGAAAATCCACAATAAGTTCCAGACCCCCTACATTGCCACCATCATCACCGGCACCATCGCCATTATTGCCTGCGGCCTCCTTCCCATCGGCATCCTGGGGGAATTGGTTTCCATAGGGACACTGTTGGCCTTTATGATCGTGTGCCTGGGCATTTTGATATTGCGGTACAAACACCCGGAGTATGAGCGTCCGTTCAAGACCCCGTTCTTCCCATACGTGCCCATCCTTGGCATACTTTGTTGCGGTGGTGTGATGCTGTTCCTCAACCCGATCATCTTTGTGATCTGTGGGATTTGGATTGCCATTGGCTTGGTGATCTACTTTTTCTATGGCCGTAAAAACGCCAAGTATTAA
- a CDS encoding sigma-70 family RNA polymerase sigma factor, translating into MEETHREKYTEKEKVEVFNNEFLPHINSMYNFGYRLTLDEDDAKDLVQDTYLKAFRFIESFQKGTNAKAWLFRILKNSFINDYRKKSKEPSKVDYQEVESYYNSDDVDRQITTDLRIESLQDMIGDEISNALNSLDVDFRTVIILCDLEGFKYDEMAKILDIPIGTVRSRLHRARNLLKDKLSVYAKKMGYKNP; encoded by the coding sequence ATGGAAGAAACCCATCGGGAGAAATATACGGAGAAGGAGAAGGTAGAGGTCTTCAACAATGAGTTTTTGCCTCATATCAACTCCATGTACAATTTTGGGTACAGGCTTACACTGGACGAAGATGATGCCAAAGACCTTGTCCAGGACACGTACCTGAAGGCTTTCCGTTTTATAGAATCATTCCAAAAAGGAACTAATGCAAAAGCGTGGCTGTTCCGGATTTTGAAGAACAGCTTTATCAACGACTATCGAAAGAAAAGCAAGGAGCCTTCGAAAGTCGATTATCAGGAAGTAGAGAGTTACTACAATTCCGATGATGTAGACCGCCAGATCACCACCGACCTAAGGATAGAATCCCTTCAGGACATGATCGGTGATGAAATATCCAACGCCTTGAACTCGTTGGATGTGGATTTTAGGACGGTGATCATATTATGCGACCTGGAGGGGTTTAAATATGACGAGATGGCAAAAATACTGGATATCCCGATTGGGACAGTCCGGAGCCGGTTGCACAGGGCCAGGAATTTACTAAAAGATAAATTAAGTGTTTACGCAAAAAAAATGGGTTATAAAAACCCTTAA
- the rsrA gene encoding mycothiol system anti-sigma-R factor, with the protein MSRPNPFAKSPGKKVTCLEMLEAILDGDATEEQQEYFREHMDECIPCYKSHAIEMQIKQLIKSKCCGKHVPPDLVERIRNQVNSIS; encoded by the coding sequence ATGAGCCGCCCAAACCCCTTTGCCAAATCCCCCGGTAAGAAAGTGACCTGCCTCGAAATGTTGGAGGCCATTTTGGACGGGGACGCCACTGAAGAACAGCAGGAGTATTTCAGGGAGCACATGGACGAATGCATTCCATGCTACAAATCCCACGCCATTGAAATGCAAATAAAGCAACTGATCAAATCGAAATGTTGTGGGAAGCACGTGCCCCCCGACCTGGTGGAGCGGATAAGGAACCAGGTGAACTCCATTTCCTGA
- a CDS encoding sigma-70 family RNA polymerase sigma factor, which yields MFVGKGPSKSSDEALVERFRSANDTSALAGLFTRYSAMAYGVCLKYLKDRDEAKDAVMHIFEKLHRDLKGHVITYFKGWLYVTCKNHCLMVLRARKKMANEGFREGLMENQAFLHHDEEEGREQDLTRLEKCIEELKNGQKACVKLFYLKEMCYKEIVKATGIEMKQVKSHIQNGKRNLKTCMERSGQTK from the coding sequence ATGTTCGTGGGCAAAGGGCCATCCAAAAGCAGTGATGAGGCACTCGTGGAGCGTTTTCGTTCGGCCAACGACACATCGGCCCTTGCCGGCCTCTTTACCCGGTACAGTGCCATGGCCTATGGCGTTTGCCTTAAGTACCTCAAGGACCGGGACGAGGCCAAAGACGCGGTGATGCACATCTTTGAAAAGCTACACCGGGACCTAAAAGGCCATGTGATAACCTACTTTAAGGGATGGCTGTACGTCACCTGCAAAAACCATTGCCTGATGGTGTTGAGGGCACGAAAAAAAATGGCAAACGAAGGGTTTAGGGAAGGCCTTATGGAAAACCAGGCTTTTTTGCATCATGATGAAGAAGAAGGCCGTGAGCAAGACCTTACCCGGCTAGAAAAGTGCATTGAGGAGCTCAAAAATGGGCAAAAAGCTTGCGTAAAGCTGTTCTACCTAAAAGAAATGTGCTACAAGGAAATTGTGAAGGCCACAGGGATAGAAATGAAACAAGTAAAGAGCCACATACAAAACGGAAAACGGAACCTCAAAACCTGTATGGAACGAAGTGGGCAAACCAAATAA
- a CDS encoding glycosyltransferase, with translation MEQKISAVIITFNEEANIGRCIDSLRPVADEIIVVDCFSTDSTKEICLRKGVVFVENEFLGFANQKNFAASQATCDYILSLDADEYLSPDLTQSLLKTKGNLDVDGYTMNRLSSYAGEWVRTCGWYPDTKLRLWKRGKGVWKGQGIHERVEMLEGFTLKHLDGDLLHHAYDNITQFLEKIQRYSDIYAREHRHKIHSSGFKIFYKTTFAFVKSFFLKKGIMDGYKGLLISVCNANFVFYKYSKLREANNEVTTSLIISTYNREDALEMVLLSVLNQSELPDEVIIADDGSQNGTRELIERYKAKFTTKLIHCWHEDLGFRAGQIRNKAIAMATQSYIISVDGDMVLHRDFIKMHKMAAWSGRFIQGSRVLLSDETTRRVIKDKRLSVAFFEPGIRNRFNSFFSPLLSKIVSRTTNRLEGTRTCNMAFWKSDFIKINGFNEDIVGWGREDTEMAVRLMNTGVKRYNLKLVGFGYHLFHPENSREMLSVNDGILSKTISERLMRCVNGVNKYMALREA, from the coding sequence ATGGAACAGAAGATCAGCGCGGTTATCATCACCTTCAATGAGGAAGCCAATATTGGCCGGTGCATTGATTCATTAAGGCCGGTGGCCGATGAAATAATAGTGGTGGATTGCTTTTCCACGGACTCCACGAAGGAAATTTGCCTAAGGAAGGGGGTCGTTTTTGTTGAGAACGAATTTTTGGGCTTTGCCAACCAAAAGAACTTTGCCGCCTCCCAGGCCACCTGTGATTATATTTTGTCCCTTGATGCGGACGAGTACCTTTCCCCTGACTTAACGCAGTCGTTGCTTAAAACAAAGGGAAACCTTGATGTGGACGGGTACACCATGAACCGGCTTTCCAGCTATGCCGGGGAGTGGGTCAGGACCTGTGGCTGGTACCCTGATACGAAACTGAGGCTGTGGAAGAGGGGCAAGGGGGTATGGAAAGGGCAGGGCATCCACGAACGTGTGGAGATGTTGGAGGGGTTTACCTTAAAACACCTGGATGGGGACCTGTTGCACCATGCCTATGACAACATCACCCAATTCCTGGAAAAGATACAACGGTACTCGGATATCTACGCCAGGGAGCACCGGCATAAAATCCATTCTTCGGGTTTTAAAATTTTCTACAAAACCACGTTTGCGTTTGTAAAGAGCTTTTTTCTAAAAAAGGGGATAATGGATGGCTACAAAGGCCTGTTGATTTCCGTGTGCAATGCCAATTTTGTTTTTTATAAATATTCAAAGCTGAGGGAGGCAAACAACGAAGTCACCACTTCCTTGATCATTTCCACATATAATCGGGAAGATGCACTGGAAATGGTCCTTTTAAGTGTACTGAACCAATCGGAATTGCCAGATGAGGTTATTATTGCGGATGACGGCTCCCAGAACGGAACGCGTGAATTGATTGAAAGGTACAAGGCAAAATTCACGACCAAACTCATTCATTGCTGGCACGAAGACCTTGGGTTTAGGGCCGGGCAGATAAGAAACAAAGCCATCGCCATGGCCACACAATCCTATATTATTAGTGTGGACGGGGACATGGTCCTTCATAGGGATTTTATAAAAATGCATAAGATGGCAGCATGGAGTGGCCGCTTTATCCAGGGGTCGCGGGTATTGCTTTCTGATGAAACAACCAGGCGGGTGATCAAGGACAAGCGGCTCAGTGTGGCATTTTTTGAGCCAGGGATAAGGAACAGGTTCAACAGTTTTTTTTCCCCTTTGCTTTCCAAAATTGTTTCAAGAACGACCAACAGGCTTGAAGGCACACGGACTTGCAATATGGCATTTTGGAAATCCGACTTTATCAAGATCAATGGGTTTAACGAGGATATTGTGGGCTGGGGAAGGGAGGATACAGAAATGGCAGTGCGATTGATGAACACAGGAGTGAAGCGTTATAATTTGAAACTTGTGGGTTTTGGCTATCACCTTTTCCATCCGGAGAATTCCAGGGAAATGCTTTCCGTAAATGACGGGATACTGAGTAAAACCATTTCAGAGCGGCTAATGCGATGTGTAAATGGGGTCAATAAATATATGGCCCTGAGGGAGGCATAA
- a CDS encoding 3-hydroxybutyryl-CoA dehydrogenase: protein MMDKIKSVGIVGAGTMGIGIAQVCALAGYGTFLFDISPGLVSQALSRIEKNMEEGVAKGKVAPEQKAEAMSRLVVVNKLDGLKADLIIEAIVEDLEVKQKLFGELERINGGNAILATNTSSIPVTRIAAALKGPSKCIGLHFFNPAHIMKLVEVISGASTSPGLVARMKEFSLSLGKVPVVAKDSPGFIVNRVARHYYVEALQVLEEKVADVEAIDLLLESSGFKMGPFRLMDLIGVDTNLAVTTSMYNGFHQAPKFRPSRIQERKVEAGELGRKAGKGFYDYKGK from the coding sequence ATGATGGACAAAATCAAATCGGTAGGCATTGTAGGGGCGGGCACCATGGGCATTGGCATTGCCCAGGTATGTGCCCTGGCCGGCTATGGTACCTTTTTGTTTGATATCAGCCCTGGTTTGGTATCCCAGGCGCTGTCCCGGATAGAAAAAAACATGGAAGAAGGCGTGGCCAAAGGGAAGGTTGCCCCGGAACAGAAGGCCGAAGCGATGTCCAGGCTGGTTGTGGTCAACAAGCTGGACGGCCTAAAAGCGGATTTGATCATTGAAGCCATCGTTGAAGACCTGGAAGTAAAGCAAAAATTGTTTGGGGAGTTGGAGCGGATAAACGGAGGCAACGCCATTCTGGCCACCAATACCTCGTCCATCCCCGTCACCCGGATTGCCGCTGCCCTTAAAGGCCCATCAAAATGTATTGGATTGCACTTCTTTAACCCCGCCCATATCATGAAACTGGTGGAAGTCATTTCCGGGGCCTCCACCTCCCCGGGCCTGGTGGCGCGAATGAAGGAATTTTCGCTTTCGTTGGGGAAAGTGCCGGTGGTGGCAAAAGATTCCCCCGGGTTTATCGTTAACCGGGTGGCCCGCCACTATTATGTAGAGGCCTTGCAGGTATTGGAAGAAAAGGTGGCGGACGTGGAGGCCATCGATTTGTTATTGGAATCTTCAGGCTTCAAAATGGGGCCGTTCCGGTTGATGGACCTGATTGGGGTGGACACCAACCTGGCGGTGACCACCTCGATGTACAACGGTTTCCACCAGGCACCCAAGTTCCGGCCAAGCCGCATCCAGGAACGAAAAGTGGAGGCAGGGGAATTGGGGCGCAAGGCCGGTAAAGGATTTTATGATTACAAGGGCAAGTAA
- a CDS encoding nicotinate-nucleotide adenylyltransferase — protein sequence MKKKKTGLFFGSFNPVHIGHLIIANCMLENGGLDKVMFVVTPQNPLKASKNLLHGFDRLDMVRAAVADNYKFEVSDVEFHLPKPSYTAYTLAYLSEKHPDREFVLIIGEDNLKNFGKWKNHSQILEHYKLYVYPRPQVTKPERVRHPNIKVIEAPLLDISATFIRKSIRNNKSIRYLVPEPVEQMIKSRGFYLS from the coding sequence ATGAAAAAGAAGAAGACAGGCCTTTTTTTTGGATCCTTCAACCCGGTCCATATCGGGCACCTCATTATCGCCAATTGCATGCTGGAAAACGGTGGCCTCGACAAGGTGATGTTTGTGGTGACCCCCCAAAACCCCCTGAAGGCCAGCAAAAACCTGCTTCATGGGTTTGACCGCCTGGACATGGTGCGGGCAGCAGTGGCGGACAATTACAAATTTGAGGTTTCCGATGTGGAGTTCCACCTGCCAAAGCCGAGCTATACGGCCTATACGCTGGCATACCTTTCCGAAAAGCACCCCGACCGGGAGTTTGTATTGATTATCGGGGAAGACAATTTGAAGAACTTCGGGAAATGGAAAAACCACTCCCAAATACTGGAACACTACAAATTGTATGTGTACCCCCGGCCACAAGTAACAAAACCGGAACGGGTCCGTCATCCAAATATAAAGGTGATCGAGGCGCCCTTGTTGGACATATCGGCCACGTTTATAAGGAAATCAATACGCAACAACAAATCGATCCGCTATCTCGTACCAGAACCTGTTGAGCAAATGATCAAATCCAGGGGTTTTTACCTTTCCTGA
- a CDS encoding von Willebrand factor type A domain-containing protein, which translates to MKNRIVALLVVAIAILGAMGAIGQNRKISGTVTTGEGLPLKDVKVWLKSSPVSTLTDRQGKYFIEVPLSGGILAFTRVGFEKKEVKVGGSPTVDVVLSRQRADVAQAEADKDSEALPAKKSSQHSLGYALESAPAYYQERQPLDWNTEEYDAINENIFHSAMQSPLSTFSIDVDAASYSNVRRFINNGQQPPRDAVRIEEMINYFSYDYPAPEGRDPFAIYTEVSSAPWNPAHRLVHIGLQGKKVPTEHLPPSNLVFLIDVSGSMSSANKLPLLKASFKLLVKQLRAQDRVAMVVYAGAAGLVLPSTSGACKEQLMEALDNLQAGGSTAGGEGIQLAYKVAKENFIADGNNRVIIATDGDFNVGESSNAAMERLVEAKRNEGVFLTVLGYGMGNYKDSKMEILADKGNGNYAYIDNILEAQKVLVNEFGGTLFTIAKDVKLQVEFNPAKVQAYRLIGYENRMLRHEDFNNDKKDAGDLGSGHTVTALYEVIPVGVEDKFYKMDSLKYQSAATNPYARASKELLTVKFRYKDPKENSSKLIVRALEDKGAPLSRASDNFRWAAAVAGFGMVLRGSEFSEGMTIEQILRLAQNARGDDREGYRLEFINLIKAGGMVAEK; encoded by the coding sequence ATGAAAAATAGAATTGTTGCTTTGCTTGTTGTCGCCATTGCCATACTGGGTGCGATGGGTGCCATTGGCCAAAACCGGAAAATTTCAGGAACGGTTACCACCGGTGAAGGGTTGCCCTTGAAGGACGTGAAGGTATGGCTAAAATCTTCACCTGTGTCAACGCTAACCGACCGCCAGGGAAAGTATTTTATAGAGGTACCGCTTTCCGGGGGCATACTGGCCTTTACGCGAGTGGGTTTTGAAAAAAAAGAAGTAAAGGTAGGGGGTTCCCCGACTGTTGACGTGGTGCTTTCCCGGCAGCGTGCTGATGTTGCGCAAGCGGAAGCGGACAAGGATTCGGAGGCCCTGCCGGCAAAAAAATCCAGCCAACACTCACTTGGATATGCCCTGGAAAGTGCCCCTGCGTATTACCAGGAAAGGCAGCCTCTGGATTGGAACACGGAGGAATACGATGCGATCAATGAAAACATATTCCATTCGGCCATGCAAAGCCCGCTATCCACCTTTTCGATTGATGTGGATGCTGCCTCTTACAGCAATGTCCGCAGGTTTATCAACAATGGGCAGCAACCACCCCGGGACGCAGTGAGGATTGAAGAGATGATCAATTATTTCAGCTATGATTATCCGGCACCGGAGGGCCGCGATCCGTTTGCTATTTATACGGAGGTGTCTTCCGCCCCATGGAACCCCGCACATAGGTTGGTCCACATTGGCCTCCAGGGAAAAAAGGTGCCTACGGAACACTTGCCGCCTTCCAATTTGGTTTTCCTGATTGATGTGTCTGGCTCCATGTCCAGTGCCAACAAGCTCCCGTTGCTAAAGGCCTCCTTCAAATTGCTGGTAAAGCAGTTGCGTGCCCAAGACCGTGTGGCGATGGTGGTGTATGCGGGCGCGGCAGGGCTGGTGCTCCCTTCCACTTCGGGTGCGTGCAAGGAGCAACTCATGGAGGCATTGGACAACCTCCAGGCCGGTGGGTCCACCGCAGGGGGCGAGGGCATACAGTTGGCCTATAAAGTGGCCAAGGAAAATTTTATTGCCGATGGCAACAACCGGGTGATCATTGCCACCGATGGCGATTTTAACGTGGGCGAATCCAGCAATGCGGCCATGGAGCGGCTGGTGGAAGCCAAACGCAATGAAGGGGTGTTCCTTACCGTGTTGGGATATGGAATGGGCAACTATAAGGACTCGAAAATGGAGATATTGGCAGATAAGGGCAATGGGAACTATGCCTACATCGACAATATACTGGAGGCCCAAAAAGTGCTGGTAAACGAATTTGGAGGGACTTTGTTTACGATAGCAAAAGACGTAAAACTGCAGGTGGAGTTTAACCCGGCCAAGGTCCAGGCCTACCGGTTGATAGGGTACGAAAACAGGATGCTGCGCCACGAAGACTTTAACAACGACAAAAAAGATGCTGGCGACCTGGGGTCGGGCCACACGGTCACTGCCCTTTACGAGGTCATACCGGTTGGCGTAGAGGATAAATTTTACAAAATGGACAGCCTTAAATACCAAAGTGCAGCCACCAATCCCTATGCCCGGGCTTCAAAGGAATTGCTGACCGTGAAGTTCAGGTACAAAGACCCTAAGGAAAACAGCAGTAAATTGATTGTGCGGGCTTTGGAGGACAAAGGTGCCCCGCTCTCCCGGGCTTCAGATAATTTTAGGTGGGCCGCGGCCGTTGCCGGCTTTGGGATGGTGCTTCGCGGGTCTGAATTTTCCGAGGGGATGACCATTGAACAAATTTTGCGCCTGGCCCAAAACGCGCGTGGCGATGACAGGGAAGGGTACAGGCTCGAATTTATCAACCTGATCAAGGCCGGGGGCATGGTGGCCGAAAAATAA
- a CDS encoding glycosyltransferase family 2 protein, translating to MKVSGFTFVRNAVQYDYPVVEAITSILPLCDEFVVAVGNSGDSTRELIQSIHSPKVKIIDTVWDDSLRQGGQTFALETNKAFQGISPEADWAFYIQADEVVHEKYHGAIREAMAKHKDDKRVEGLLFDYIHFYGSYDYVGDAYRWYRREVRIIRNDKSIVSYKDAQGFRRKPNIKINAKLINACVYHYGWVRDPRKMQGKRRSFNHFYFDDAWIEKHVGPAESFDYSEIDALRRFEGTHPMVMQPRIKAMNWEFAHDMSRNTLKPKDRLKRFVEKMTGWRMGEFRNYKII from the coding sequence ATGAAGGTAAGCGGTTTCACTTTTGTGCGCAATGCGGTCCAGTATGACTACCCTGTCGTGGAGGCCATCACGTCCATCCTTCCTTTGTGCGATGAATTTGTTGTGGCCGTAGGAAATTCAGGGGATTCCACCAGGGAGCTGATTCAATCCATCCATTCACCTAAGGTCAAAATCATCGATACCGTCTGGGACGATTCGCTGCGCCAGGGTGGGCAAACTTTTGCCTTGGAGACCAACAAGGCTTTTCAAGGCATTTCACCGGAAGCGGACTGGGCCTTTTATATCCAGGCGGACGAGGTGGTGCACGAAAAATACCATGGCGCCATCCGCGAGGCCATGGCCAAACACAAGGACGACAAGCGGGTTGAAGGCCTATTGTTCGATTATATCCATTTTTATGGCTCTTATGACTACGTGGGCGATGCATACAGGTGGTACCGCAGGGAGGTGCGCATCATCCGGAACGACAAATCCATCGTTTCCTATAAAGATGCCCAGGGGTTCCGTAGGAAGCCCAACATAAAAATCAATGCAAAATTGATCAATGCCTGTGTGTACCACTACGGTTGGGTAAGGGACCCCCGGAAAATGCAGGGGAAAAGGAGGTCGTTCAACCATTTTTATTTTGACGATGCCTGGATAGAAAAGCACGTAGGCCCAGCCGAAAGCTTTGATTATAGTGAAATTGACGCCCTGAGGAGGTTTGAAGGGACACACCCCATGGTCATGCAGCCACGCATCAAGGCCATGAACTGGGAGTTTGCCCATGATATGTCCAGGAACACCCTAAAGCCCAAGGACAGGCTCAAGCGGTTTGTCGAGAAAATGACGGGATGGCGCATGGGCGAATTCCGCAATTATAAAATCATCTGA